A genomic stretch from Theobroma cacao cultivar B97-61/B2 chromosome 4, Criollo_cocoa_genome_V2, whole genome shotgun sequence includes:
- the LOC18602752 gene encoding golgin subfamily A member 6-like protein 2 has protein sequence MTSLIPLSFHPPFLHFNSRSFPSKSFPLSPSPSKLFLCFSSSTNSSNFDREESRWLREEQRWLREEQRWLREEKRWLNEKESLLRQISELKLQIQTLENRNSVQGASVSETISSIGALLQVLKEKNRIADSGESTSEMVLEEVKEKEVVVEEGVRVLARREKEEEKKIERKALRVGSEGEQVREMQEALEKLGFYSGEEDMEFSSFSSGTERAVKTWQATVGAREDGIMSAELLQRLFTGQQIKSSDHEVAPPTVPEKEQTNGAAIASLTEISEIQQEVVKEEGFTQAEVSQHRVFLLGENRWEEPSRLAGKDKKAMESKNRDSTTRCHACRGEGRLMCTECDGTGEPNVEPQFLEWVEEGANCPYCEGLGYTICDVCQGKAVI, from the exons ATGACTTCCTTAATTCCTCTCTCTTTCCATCCTCCTTTTCTCCACTTCAATTCCCGCTCTTTTCCTTCCAAATCCTTTCCACTCTCTCCTTCCCCTTCCAAACTCTTCCTCTGTTTCTCTTCTTCAACTAATTCCTCGAATTTCGATCGCGAAGAAAGCCGGTGGCTTCGCGAAGAACAACGGTGGCTCCGGGAAGAGCAACGCTGGCTAAGAGAAGAGAAGCGGTGGTTAAACGAGAAAGAATCTCTGCTTCGGCAAATCTCCGAACTCAAGCTTCAAATCCAAACCTTAGAGAACCGGAATTCGGTTCAAGGAGCTTCGGTTTCGGAGACGATATCGAGTATCGGAGCTTTATTGCAGGTGTTGAAAGAGAAGAATCGGATTGCGGACAGCGGAGAAAGCACGAGTGAGATGGTTTTGGAAGaagtaaaagagaaagaggtgGTAGTGGAGGAAGGAGTTAGGGTTTTGGCGAGGAgggaaaaagaggaagaaaagaagatagAAAGGAAAGCGTTGAGGGTAGGCAGCGAAGGAGAACAAGTTCGAGAAATGCAG GAGGCATTAGAAAAATTGGGTTTTTATTCGGGAGAGGAGGACATGGAATTTTCTAGCTTCTCCAGTGGAACTGAGCGTGCCGTGAAAACTTGGCAA GCAACAGTAGGTGCTCGCGAAGATGGAATAATGAGTGCAGAACTTCTTCAAAGGTTGTTTACGGGACAGCAGATCAAGAGTTCAGATCATGAAGTAGCCCCTCCAACTGTTCCAGAGAAG GAACAAACGAATGGAGCTGCAATTGCTTCTTTGACAGAAATCTCAGAAATACAACAGGAAGTTGTGAAAGAGGAAGGTTTCACACAAGCTGAGGTATCTCAACATCgagtttttcttcttggagAAAATCGGTGGGAAGAACCCTCTAGACTTGCTGGAAAGGATAAAAAAGCCATGGAAAGTAAAAACAGAGATTCCACAACAAGGTGCCATGCTTGTCGTGGGGAGGGCCGTTTAATGTGCACAG AATGTGATGGAACAGGCGAACCCAACGTAGAACCGCAG TTTTTAGAATGGGTGGAGGAGGGAGCAAATTGTCCATATTGTGAAGGCCTTGGGTACACAATTTGTGACGTATGCCAAGGAAAAGCAGTGATTTAG
- the LOC18602753 gene encoding glutathione reductase, chloroplastic, whose product MARKMLVDGELSQTNADEAHYDFDLFVIGAGSGGVRAARFSANYGAKVGICELPFHPISSEVIGGVGGTCVIRGCVPKKILVYGAAFGGEIEDARNYGWEVNENLDFNWKKLLHKKTDEIIRLNGIYKRLLSNAGVKLFEGEGKIVGPNEVEVTQLDGTKLSYSAKHILIATGSRAHRLPIPGQELAITSDEALSLEDLPKRAVVLGGGYIAVEFASIWRGLGATVDLFFRKELPLRGFDDEMRAVVARNLEGRGINLHPRTNLTELIKTDNGIKVVTDHGEELIADVVLFATGRVPNSKRLNLEAVGVELDKTGAVKVDEYSRTNIPSIWAVGDVTNRMNLTPVALMEGTCFAKTVFGGESSKPDYSNIPCAVFSIPPLSVVGLSEEQAIEQANGDVLVFTSTFNPMKNTISGRQEKTVMKLVIDAETDKVLGASMCGPDAPEIMQGIAVGLKCGATKAQFDSTVGIHPSAAEEFVTMRSVSRRITAGGKPKTNL is encoded by the exons ATGGCGAGGAAGATGTTAGTTGATGGAGAATTGAGCCAAACGAACGCAGACGAGGCTCACTATGACTTCGACTTGTTTGTTATCGGTGCTGGAAGCGGGGGCGTTCGAGCTGCGAGGTTCTCTGCTAATTATGGAGCTAAG GTTGGGATATGTGAGCTCccatttcatccaattagctCAGAAGTCATTGGAGGAGTTGGTGGGAC GTGTGTTATTCGTGGTTGTGTTCCCAAAAAGATTTTGGTCTATGGAGCAGCATTCGGAGGTGAAATTGAG GATGCCCGAAATTATGGATGGGAAGTGAATGAGAATCTTGATTTCAATTGGAAGAAGCTTCTACATAAAAAG ACTGATGAGATAATCAGATTAAATGGAATTTACAAGCGGTTATTGTCAAATGCTGGCGTTAAATTGTTTGAAGGGGAGGGAAAGATTGTAGGTCCAAATGAAGTTGAGGTGACACAACTAGATGGCACCAAATTGTCCTATTCAGCGAAGCACATATTGATTGCAACTGGCAGCAGGGCACATCGTCTTCCTATTCCTGGGCAG GAGTTGGCAATTACGTCTGATGAAGCATTGAGTTTGGAAGACTTACCTAAGCGTGCTGTTGTACTTGGAGGAGG ATACATTGCTGTTGAGTTTGCATCAATATGGCGGGGCTTGGGTGCTACTGTAGATCTCTTTTTCAGAAAGGAACTTCCATTGAG AGGGTTTGATGATGAAATGAGGGCAGTGGTTGCTAGAAATCTGGAAGGAAGGGGAATTAATTTGCACCCAAGGACAAATTTGACTGAG TTGATTAAAACAGATAATGGCATAAAAGTTGTTACAGATCATGGTGAAGAGTTGATTGCAGACGTTGTACTCTTTGCTACAG GCAGGGTACCAAACTCAAAGAGGTTGAATTTGGAAGCTGTAGGTGTTGAACTTGACAAAACAGGAGCTGTGAAG GTGGATGAGTACTCACGCACTAATATTCCCAGTATATGGGCTGTTGGCGATGTTACAAATCGAATGAACCTGACTCCAGTGGCCTTAATGGAGGGAACTTGCTTTGCT AAAACTGTTTTTGGTGGGGAATCTAGCAAACCAGACTACAGCAATATACCGTGTGCTGTGTTTAG CATACCGCCACTTTCTGTTGTTGGTCTCAGTGAAGAGCAAGCAATTGAGCAAGCAAATGGCGATGTTCTGGTTTTCACATCAACCTTCAATCCAATGAAGAATACTATATCTGG ACGGCAGGAAAAGACAGTAATGAAGTTAGTTATTGATGCGGAGACAGATAAAGTTCTCGGGGCATCTATGTGTGGGCCAGATGCACCTGAAATTATGCAG GGGATTGCTGTTGGACTAAAGTGTGGAGCGACAAAGGCACAATTTGACAGCACG GTGGGCATACATCCTTCTGCAGCTGAGGAGTTTGTGACCATGCGGTCTGTTTCACGGCGTATTACTGCAGGTGGGAAACCAAAGACAAATCTGTAG